One Nocardia iowensis DNA window includes the following coding sequences:
- a CDS encoding decarboxylase, which yields MTAPLPALPAKIHPLVRAFLDTPDAVEETLIRFGSPVHLLFPQVYTENLKRFRAVLDHRLPRHRICYAHKVNQSRAFVRTAEHAGISIDVASPQELAAAVGAGFGPMRIEVTGPKGEVFLRDLIDCGVTINVDNLWELRRIAELAGDRAKVPVLLRVSGFDEAQVSRFGVPLAHIQRAFDVLSAHRSRIAFLGFAFHLDSGDIGERIRAIEACLALIERAYGYGLTPSVLNIGGGFRQVFTADADRFDRYVHALRESLLGHGEPMSWGSNTFGYHVAGGTVHGTPIFHKYANTIPATTMLDDLLTAPLERHGGRTVAELASDNLLDVWLEPGKALVDHAGVTVARVDFVKEIADGSVLVNVDLSRDSVTPADQEVMVDPVVLPTTAHRPAPAVPVDGAVVPTLGAGDTSPSLHPVTETGPVGVYFAGRLCLERDLITNHKVWLPERPRPGDLVVFPNTAAYHMDLSAATASMRPPPIKLSVAHRAGSFQVYRDPDYEPHLPVGLPPHRRTSPHGPWRPPMPRRPTGAP from the coding sequence ATGACAGCACCGCTACCGGCGCTACCCGCGAAGATCCATCCGCTGGTACGCGCCTTTCTCGATACCCCGGACGCCGTGGAAGAGACGCTGATCCGGTTCGGCTCGCCGGTGCACCTGCTGTTCCCGCAGGTCTACACGGAGAATCTGAAGCGATTCCGCGCGGTGCTCGACCACCGGCTGCCACGGCACCGAATCTGCTACGCACACAAGGTGAACCAGTCGCGCGCTTTCGTACGCACCGCCGAACACGCCGGAATTTCCATCGATGTCGCCTCGCCACAGGAGTTGGCGGCCGCGGTGGGTGCGGGCTTCGGACCGATGCGGATCGAGGTGACCGGGCCGAAAGGCGAAGTGTTCCTGCGGGATCTGATCGACTGCGGCGTCACGATCAACGTGGACAATCTGTGGGAACTGCGGCGGATCGCCGAGCTGGCCGGGGACCGCGCGAAAGTGCCGGTGCTGCTACGGGTTTCCGGATTCGACGAGGCACAGGTTAGCCGGTTCGGCGTGCCGCTGGCGCACATCCAGCGCGCCTTCGACGTGCTCTCGGCACACCGTAGCCGGATCGCGTTCCTCGGCTTCGCTTTTCATCTCGACTCCGGTGACATCGGCGAACGGATCCGCGCGATCGAGGCATGTCTGGCGCTGATCGAACGAGCCTACGGTTACGGGCTCACGCCGTCGGTGCTGAATATCGGCGGCGGGTTCCGGCAGGTCTTCACCGCCGATGCCGACCGGTTCGACCGCTATGTGCACGCGCTGCGCGAATCGCTGCTCGGCCATGGTGAGCCGATGAGCTGGGGCAGCAACACCTTCGGCTATCACGTGGCGGGCGGCACGGTGCACGGGACACCGATTTTCCACAAGTACGCCAACACGATTCCGGCGACCACCATGCTCGATGATCTACTCACCGCCCCGCTGGAGCGACACGGCGGGCGCACGGTCGCCGAGCTGGCCTCGGACAATCTCCTGGACGTGTGGCTGGAGCCGGGCAAGGCACTGGTCGACCACGCCGGGGTGACGGTGGCCAGGGTCGACTTCGTCAAGGAGATCGCCGACGGCAGCGTCCTGGTGAATGTCGACCTCAGCCGCGACTCGGTGACTCCGGCCGATCAGGAGGTGATGGTCGATCCGGTCGTCCTGCCCACCACCGCGCACCGTCCGGCCCCCGCCGTCCCGGTCGACGGTGCGGTGGTGCCGACGCTGGGGGCGGGCGACACCTCGCCGAGCCTGCATCCGGTAACCGAAACCGGGCCTGTCGGTGTGTATTTCGCCGGGCGCCTCTGTCTGGAGCGGGATCTGATCACCAATCACAAAGTCTGGCTGCCGGAGCGGCCGCGCCCAGGCGATCTGGTGGTGTTCCCGAATACCGCTGCCTATCACATGGATCTGTCCGCGGCGACGGCCTCGATGCGGCCACCGCCGATCAAACTGTCGGTCGCGCACCGGGCGGGCAGCTTCCAGGTATACCGCGACCCGGACTATGAACCGCACCTGCCGGTCGGGTTGCCGCCGCACCGCCGCACCTCACCGCACGGACCGTGGCGCCCGCCGATGCCGCGCCGACCCACCGGGGCGCCGTGA
- a CDS encoding heavy-metal-associated domain-containing protein, with amino-acid sequence MTMDTPRYDRRAASRVLAGLAQPGLFAAPVPVPERRKFEFTRTALHTEPNSHLTYSQRLYLERFMRPCRPYQVTSATHRITWTDSDGIPNTGHYRVDGLGPLVPIAMRETVLALWHALDANTSFAERISALGPREHAVLAGTTTDHEPMDIFRVGIEAAGRALAQHALLARQTPYRGAAEFACGMRESGLFAAVATRWYWELQASTYRRGMIPVTLIAQPDGTVRYSAETVATLRAMKDATISDAHTVMRRATHVEGLSVAEAIAKYHEDLDLISRQYALLPAGTRPACLAAMPHHLGGGHYSILPVVIDQFVAVFTEVAERCALVEVSADLDGDDADRAATAEDRVFYVPDMTCKHCVRTIGGVLESMDIRVVEIDLVSKRVVAEFRSPRNRARAFEAIRDGGYNPVAEKPDGAPKGAVPAQPSETAV; translated from the coding sequence ATGACTATGGACACCCCGCGCTACGACCGTCGGGCCGCGTCCCGGGTGCTCGCCGGGCTGGCGCAGCCGGGGCTGTTCGCGGCGCCGGTGCCCGTCCCCGAGCGGCGCAAGTTCGAATTCACCCGCACCGCACTGCATACCGAGCCGAACAGCCACCTCACCTACTCACAGCGGCTGTACCTGGAGCGGTTCATGCGCCCCTGCCGCCCGTATCAGGTCACCAGCGCCACCCATCGGATCACCTGGACCGACAGCGACGGCATCCCCAATACCGGCCACTATCGGGTGGACGGCCTCGGCCCGCTGGTACCCATCGCCATGCGCGAGACCGTGCTCGCACTCTGGCATGCCCTCGACGCGAATACATCTTTCGCCGAACGTATTTCGGCACTCGGTCCGCGTGAGCACGCGGTACTGGCAGGCACCACCACCGACCACGAGCCGATGGATATCTTCCGGGTCGGCATCGAAGCCGCCGGTCGGGCGCTCGCCCAGCACGCCCTGCTCGCGCGGCAGACGCCATATCGCGGTGCGGCCGAATTCGCCTGCGGCATGCGCGAATCCGGCCTCTTCGCCGCCGTCGCCACCCGCTGGTATTGGGAGCTACAGGCGTCCACCTACCGGCGCGGGATGATCCCGGTGACGCTGATCGCGCAGCCCGACGGCACCGTGCGCTACTCCGCCGAGACCGTGGCGACGCTGCGCGCGATGAAGGACGCCACCATCTCCGACGCCCACACGGTGATGCGCCGCGCCACCCATGTCGAGGGACTCAGCGTTGCGGAGGCGATCGCCAAGTACCACGAGGACCTGGACCTCATCTCCCGCCAGTACGCGCTGCTGCCCGCGGGCACCCGCCCCGCCTGCCTGGCCGCGATGCCGCATCACCTCGGCGGCGGGCACTACAGCATCCTGCCGGTGGTGATCGATCAGTTCGTCGCGGTGTTCACCGAGGTCGCCGAGCGGTGCGCGCTCGTCGAGGTGAGTGCCGACCTGGACGGCGACGACGCCGATCGCGCGGCCACCGCCGAGGATCGCGTGTTCTACGTGCCGGATATGACCTGCAAGCACTGTGTCCGGACGATCGGCGGAGTGCTGGAGTCAATGGACATCCGGGTGGTCGAAATCGATCTGGTCAGCAAGCGGGTGGTCGCCGAATTCCGCAGTCCGCGCAATCGGGCCAGGGCATTCGAGGCCATCCGGGACGGCGGCTACAACCCCGTCGCCGAAAAACCCGACGGCGCGCCCAAGGGTGCCGTGCCCGCACAGCCGTCGGAAACCGCGGTATGA